From a single Daphnia pulex isolate KAP4 chromosome 2, ASM2113471v1 genomic region:
- the LOC124203669 gene encoding proton channel OtopLc-like isoform X2: protein MLAIEYASVVQERTEPEVECILITNTGETADEHSVILPEKSNLALYADPVDSVVICSDQTTEAEMSLVTLMKGEPALQNYCDCCDGGIPPVQQVEKVRRRSSPDIVEQSGDCEDDFKKSLYFDKKSKRISSVRCNSNAHNRRYPSSKRYCLTPMHSTFNMLSNVVPTPLVARWKERGDNALLTVISALYAKLLVVMGLAFPMTEVISNHVPSFSYLGFYLYLYFGSIAYFFFVFFNMLKNRAAKGNRYFGCGSMRPSKILKLKDMNGDHSEDSPPRIYEKSGTQHYGSFYLRIGAVAFGVGSMIYSGLEFAQYFETVPGSECHNILMAATPAVRMAFTFIQMYFIFLNAKMAAYCKPRAIAYFGLMHIVATNLCVWLNVIIEETKHEILHQFSHHESDGHHGSQSSTPTTVQNSVVVPEYGSVVAEPPTNSLVDECKRSEMMGNVVQDASQFLFPCAIEYSLICAAILYVMWKNVSMSEDDGGIYSRSNSAGSATGRRSRHQYSVDCAKANKGLFAGIFVLVGIIISLILFYALINNHTFRALAIMEVAVSRLLLFCAAFISTMVGIYQIRELKFDSSRHFGLDAVLLVVAQIGLMAYKLFTVIACCYSVKTEGEDNSTLVLLSALAATFQAVAQTLFILDASRRHTYTVDQQSRKPGREVVTFLLICNIAMWAVNTLEKSRADANPVQLEFFGLWPWIIIMNVSMPLTIFYRFHSTVVLCEIWKRCYKVKPDLM from the exons ATGCTAGCCATCGAGTACGCGTCAGTCGTTCAAGAGAGAACGGAGCCCGAAGTCGAATGCATTCTAATAACAAATACCGGAGAGACTGCTGATGAACACTCAGTGATTTTGCCCGAAAAAAGTAATTTGGCCCTCTACGCCGATCCTGTTGATTCTGTTGTAATCTGCAGCGATCAAACGACAGAAGCGGAAATGTCGTTGGTGACGCTAATGAAAGGTGAGCCAGCATTACAGAATTATTGCGATTGCTGTGACGGCGGAATTCCGCCCGTCCAGCAAGTCGAAAAAGTCCGTCGCCGTTCGTCACCCGACATTGTAGAACAGTCTGGCGATTGTGAAGATGATTTTAAGAAGTCGCTTTACTTTgacaaaaaatccaaacgaaTTTCGTCTGTTAGATGCAACAGCAATGCACATAATCGGCGTTACCCATCTTCCAa GAGATATTGTCTGACACCCATGCACAGCACCTTTAACATGTTGAGCAATGTCGTGCCTACACCACTAGTTGCACGATGGAAGGAGCGAGGAGA CAACGCATTGCTA ACAGTTATCAGTGCGTTGTACGCCAAGCTGCTTGTTGTCATGGGCTTGGCCTTCCCCATGACCGAAGTTATATCCAATCACGTCCCgtctttttcctatttg GGTTTCTATCTGTACTTGTACTTTGGTTCTATCGCctacttcttctttgtcttcttcaATATGTTGAAAAATAGAGCGGCCAAGGGTAATCGCTACTTCG GATGTGGAAGTATGAGGCCGTCCAAAATACTAAAGCTCAAGGATATGAACGGCGACCATTCGGAGGATTCTCCACCACGTATCTATGAAAAATCAGGAACGCAACACTACGGCAGTTTCTACCTGCGCATCGGAGCTGTTG CTTTTGGTGTGGGTTCGATGATATATTCCGGTTTGGAGTTCGCACAGTACTTTGAGACGGTCCCGGGAAGTGAATGCCACAACATTTTAATGGCCGCAACTCCAGCCGTCCGAATGGCTTTTACTTTCATCCAGatgtatttcattttcctcAACGCCAAG ATGGCGGCTTATTGCAAGCCGAGAGCCATCGCTTATTTTGGCTTGATGCATATTGTGGCGACTAATCTCTGCGTTTGGCTTAACGTTATCATCGAAGAGACCAAACACGAAATCCTTCATCAGTTTTCTCATCACGAATCAGACGGTCATCACGGCAGTCAAAGCTCGACGCCAACAACGGTTCAAAATTCGGTTGTCGTCCCGGAATACGGAAGCGTTGTTGCCGAACCGCCCACCAATTCGCTGGTAGACGAGTGCAAGAGATCAGAAATGATGGGCAACGTCGTGCAAGATGCCAGCCAGTTCCTCTTCCCTTGCGCCATCGAATATTCGCTGATCTGTGCTGCTATTCTTTACGTCATGTGGAAGAACGTCTCGATGAGCGAAGATGATGGCGGAATTTACAGCCGGAGCAACTCTGCCGGATCGGCCACCGGACGCCGATCAAGACACCAGTACTCGGTAGACTGCGCCAAAGCCAATAAAGGTCTCTTCGCTGGCATCTTCGTTCTGGTTGGGATCATTATCAGCCTCATCCTCTTCTACGCTTTGATTAACAATCACACTTTCAGAGCGCTGGCCATTATGGAAGTTGCCGTGTCTCGGTTGTTGCTTTTCTGCGCTGCATTTATCTCTACAATGGTCGGCATCTATCAG ATTCGCGAACTCAAATTTGATTCTTCGCGCCACTTTGGATTGGACGCCGTTCTATTGGTCGTGGCTCAAATTGGGCTGATGGCGTACAAGTTGTTCACGGTGATCGCTTGCTGTTATTCGGTCAAAACGGAAGGAGAAGACAACTCGACTCTGGTTCTGCTAAGCGCTCTTGCCGCCACCTTCCAG GCTGTGGCTCAAACATTGTTCATTCTGGACGCATCGAGACGACACACTTACACCGTCGACCAGCAATCTCGCAAGCCAGGACGTGAAGTGGTCACTTTCCTCTTG ATATGCAATATCGCCATGTGGGCGGTCAATACGCTGGAAAAATCTAGAGCTGACGCCAATCCGGTGCAACTCGAGTTTTTTGGTCTTTGGCCATGGATTATCATCATGAACGTCAGCATGCCATTGACTATCTTCTATCGCTTCCACTCGACAGTTGTCCTCTGCGAAATCTGGAAGCGATGCTACAAAGTCAAACCCGATTTGATGTAG
- the LOC124203675 gene encoding 6-phosphogluconate dehydrogenase, decarboxylating-like isoform X1, protein MEKADIGVIGLAVMGRNLVLNLVDNGFRVSVYNRTTRQERLLQEFLEKEAKQLVDAKKVIGSFDLSSFVTNIKQPRRILLMISAGQPIDYVVDELTPLLDKGDIIMDGGNSEQSDTTRRYRALRNVGLHFMGIGVSGGEEGARHGPSIMPGGSLEGWLHTKDILQAISAKADGKPCCSWIGLDISGNPTSSEGAGHFVKTVHNGIGYADMQLLAEAYHLMRDVLNMDLTEIAEAFDNWNAGNLEWRLLENTAEILRFKDKFGDHLVEKIRDAAAQKGTGKWAVIEAMNAGVPATVINESVSARFVSALKDDRVAASTKLVGPSHQKFDGNLASMVDDIRKAVQASKIILYAQGFMLLQESLPRLFGCYLNCADLAQMWRGGCVIRSTFLDHVKNAFILNPQLKNLLMDEYFIKTLADFQMSWRRVIVTAINHGIPAPAFSAALSYYDSFRCPRLPANLLQAQRDFYGAHTFELLEQPGVFHHNDWNQGKSQ, encoded by the exons GGCCGATATTGGCGTAATCGGTTTAGCAGTGATGGGACGAAATTTGGTATTAAACTTGGTCGATAACGGATTCCGTGTTTCCGTTTACAATCGAACAACTCGCCAAGAACGCTTATTGCAGG aatttcttgaaaaagaaGCTAAGCAGTTGGTCGATGCCAAAAAGGTCATTGGTTCCTTTGATCTTTCGTCTTTTGttacaaatattaaacaaCCGAGACGCATTCTTCTCATGATAAGtg CTGGGCAACCCATTGATTACGTGGTTGATGAATTGACACCTTTACTCGATAAAGGCGATATAATCATGGATGGCGGCAATTCAGAACAATCCGATACCACACGCAGATACCGAGCACTCCGCAATGTTGGCTTACATTTTATGGGGATTGGTGTTTCTGGAGGCGAAGAGGGTGCCAGACATGGTCCATCTATTAT GCCAGGCGGAAGTCTTGAAGGATGGTTGCACACCAAAGATATCCTGCAA GCAATATCAGCCAAAGCTGATGGAAAACCATG TTGTTCTTGGATTGGATTGGACATTTCTGGTAACCCAACATCGTCGGAAGGCGCAGGACATTTCGTCAAAACTGTCCACAACGGAATTGGCTATGCTGACATGCAATTACTTGCCGAGGCATATCATCTCATGAGAGATGTTTTGAACATGGACCTCACAGAAATAGCTGAG GCATTTGATAACTGGAATGCTGGCAATCTTGAGTGGCGTTTATTGGAAAACACGGCAGAAATTCTCAGATTTAAGGATAAATTTG gtgATCATCTGGTTGAAAAGATTCGTGATGCAGCCGCTCAAAAAGGCACGGGTAAGTGGGCCGTAATTGAAGCTATGAATGCTGGTGTACCGGCAACAGTGATAAACGAATCAGTGTCCGCGAGATTCGTTTCTGCCCTCAAAGATGACCGTGTCGCAGCTTCCACAAAGCTAGTGGGCCCCAGTCATCAGAAATTTGATGGTAACCTTGCCTCTATGGTAGATGATATAAGGAAG GCTGTTCAGGCATCTAAAATCATTCTCTACGCCCAAGGTTTCATGCTTCTACAGGAAAGTCTACCTCGGCTGTTTGGATGTTACTTGAATTGCGCTGATTTAGCCCAAATGTGGAGAGGTGGTTGTGTTATTCGAAG TACTTTCCTGGATCATGTCAAAAACGCATTTATTCTGAATCCTCAGCTGAAAAACTTGTTGATGGATGAATATTTTATAAAGACGTTGGCGGATTTTCAAATGTCTTGGCGCCGGGTTATAGTAACCGCCATCAACCATGGGATTCCAGCTCCGGCATTTTCAGCAGCCCTATCTTATTATGATAGTTTTCGATGTCCGCGACTTCCTGCCAACTTGCTGCag GCCCAGCGGGATTTTTACGGAGCTCATACATTTGAATTACTAGAACAACCTGGCGTATTTCATCATAACGATTGGAATCAAGGAAAATCACAATAA
- the LOC124203675 gene encoding 6-phosphogluconate dehydrogenase, decarboxylating-like isoform X2: MISAGQPIDYVVDELTPLLDKGDIIMDGGNSEQSDTTRRYRALRNVGLHFMGIGVSGGEEGARHGPSIMPGGSLEGWLHTKDILQAISAKADGKPCCSWIGLDISGNPTSSEGAGHFVKTVHNGIGYADMQLLAEAYHLMRDVLNMDLTEIAEAFDNWNAGNLEWRLLENTAEILRFKDKFGDHLVEKIRDAAAQKGTGKWAVIEAMNAGVPATVINESVSARFVSALKDDRVAASTKLVGPSHQKFDGNLASMVDDIRKAVQASKIILYAQGFMLLQESLPRLFGCYLNCADLAQMWRGGCVIRSTFLDHVKNAFILNPQLKNLLMDEYFIKTLADFQMSWRRVIVTAINHGIPAPAFSAALSYYDSFRCPRLPANLLQAQRDFYGAHTFELLEQPGVFHHNDWNQGKSQ, encoded by the exons ATGATAAGtg CTGGGCAACCCATTGATTACGTGGTTGATGAATTGACACCTTTACTCGATAAAGGCGATATAATCATGGATGGCGGCAATTCAGAACAATCCGATACCACACGCAGATACCGAGCACTCCGCAATGTTGGCTTACATTTTATGGGGATTGGTGTTTCTGGAGGCGAAGAGGGTGCCAGACATGGTCCATCTATTAT GCCAGGCGGAAGTCTTGAAGGATGGTTGCACACCAAAGATATCCTGCAA GCAATATCAGCCAAAGCTGATGGAAAACCATG TTGTTCTTGGATTGGATTGGACATTTCTGGTAACCCAACATCGTCGGAAGGCGCAGGACATTTCGTCAAAACTGTCCACAACGGAATTGGCTATGCTGACATGCAATTACTTGCCGAGGCATATCATCTCATGAGAGATGTTTTGAACATGGACCTCACAGAAATAGCTGAG GCATTTGATAACTGGAATGCTGGCAATCTTGAGTGGCGTTTATTGGAAAACACGGCAGAAATTCTCAGATTTAAGGATAAATTTG gtgATCATCTGGTTGAAAAGATTCGTGATGCAGCCGCTCAAAAAGGCACGGGTAAGTGGGCCGTAATTGAAGCTATGAATGCTGGTGTACCGGCAACAGTGATAAACGAATCAGTGTCCGCGAGATTCGTTTCTGCCCTCAAAGATGACCGTGTCGCAGCTTCCACAAAGCTAGTGGGCCCCAGTCATCAGAAATTTGATGGTAACCTTGCCTCTATGGTAGATGATATAAGGAAG GCTGTTCAGGCATCTAAAATCATTCTCTACGCCCAAGGTTTCATGCTTCTACAGGAAAGTCTACCTCGGCTGTTTGGATGTTACTTGAATTGCGCTGATTTAGCCCAAATGTGGAGAGGTGGTTGTGTTATTCGAAG TACTTTCCTGGATCATGTCAAAAACGCATTTATTCTGAATCCTCAGCTGAAAAACTTGTTGATGGATGAATATTTTATAAAGACGTTGGCGGATTTTCAAATGTCTTGGCGCCGGGTTATAGTAACCGCCATCAACCATGGGATTCCAGCTCCGGCATTTTCAGCAGCCCTATCTTATTATGATAGTTTTCGATGTCCGCGACTTCCTGCCAACTTGCTGCag GCCCAGCGGGATTTTTACGGAGCTCATACATTTGAATTACTAGAACAACCTGGCGTATTTCATCATAACGATTGGAATCAAGGAAAATCACAATAA
- the LOC124203669 gene encoding proton channel OtopLc-like isoform X1: MFALLWLGRVAFFSSQVKAESPEESPSDEEMLAIEYASVVQERTEPEVECILITNTGETADEHSVILPEKSNLALYADPVDSVVICSDQTTEAEMSLVTLMKGEPALQNYCDCCDGGIPPVQQVEKVRRRSSPDIVEQSGDCEDDFKKSLYFDKKSKRISSVRCNSNAHNRRYPSSKRYCLTPMHSTFNMLSNVVPTPLVARWKERGDNALLTVISALYAKLLVVMGLAFPMTEVISNHVPSFSYLGFYLYLYFGSIAYFFFVFFNMLKNRAAKGNRYFGCGSMRPSKILKLKDMNGDHSEDSPPRIYEKSGTQHYGSFYLRIGAVAFGVGSMIYSGLEFAQYFETVPGSECHNILMAATPAVRMAFTFIQMYFIFLNAKMAAYCKPRAIAYFGLMHIVATNLCVWLNVIIEETKHEILHQFSHHESDGHHGSQSSTPTTVQNSVVVPEYGSVVAEPPTNSLVDECKRSEMMGNVVQDASQFLFPCAIEYSLICAAILYVMWKNVSMSEDDGGIYSRSNSAGSATGRRSRHQYSVDCAKANKGLFAGIFVLVGIIISLILFYALINNHTFRALAIMEVAVSRLLLFCAAFISTMVGIYQIRELKFDSSRHFGLDAVLLVVAQIGLMAYKLFTVIACCYSVKTEGEDNSTLVLLSALAATFQAVAQTLFILDASRRHTYTVDQQSRKPGREVVTFLLICNIAMWAVNTLEKSRADANPVQLEFFGLWPWIIIMNVSMPLTIFYRFHSTVVLCEIWKRCYKVKPDLM; encoded by the exons ATGTTTGCCTTACTTTGG TTAGGTAGGGTCGCCTTTTTCAGCTCACAAGTCAAAGCAGAATCACCTGAAGAGTCTCCGAGCGACGAG GAAATGCTAGCCATCGAGTACGCGTCAGTCGTTCAAGAGAGAACGGAGCCCGAAGTCGAATGCATTCTAATAACAAATACCGGAGAGACTGCTGATGAACACTCAGTGATTTTGCCCGAAAAAAGTAATTTGGCCCTCTACGCCGATCCTGTTGATTCTGTTGTAATCTGCAGCGATCAAACGACAGAAGCGGAAATGTCGTTGGTGACGCTAATGAAAGGTGAGCCAGCATTACAGAATTATTGCGATTGCTGTGACGGCGGAATTCCGCCCGTCCAGCAAGTCGAAAAAGTCCGTCGCCGTTCGTCACCCGACATTGTAGAACAGTCTGGCGATTGTGAAGATGATTTTAAGAAGTCGCTTTACTTTgacaaaaaatccaaacgaaTTTCGTCTGTTAGATGCAACAGCAATGCACATAATCGGCGTTACCCATCTTCCAa GAGATATTGTCTGACACCCATGCACAGCACCTTTAACATGTTGAGCAATGTCGTGCCTACACCACTAGTTGCACGATGGAAGGAGCGAGGAGA CAACGCATTGCTA ACAGTTATCAGTGCGTTGTACGCCAAGCTGCTTGTTGTCATGGGCTTGGCCTTCCCCATGACCGAAGTTATATCCAATCACGTCCCgtctttttcctatttg GGTTTCTATCTGTACTTGTACTTTGGTTCTATCGCctacttcttctttgtcttcttcaATATGTTGAAAAATAGAGCGGCCAAGGGTAATCGCTACTTCG GATGTGGAAGTATGAGGCCGTCCAAAATACTAAAGCTCAAGGATATGAACGGCGACCATTCGGAGGATTCTCCACCACGTATCTATGAAAAATCAGGAACGCAACACTACGGCAGTTTCTACCTGCGCATCGGAGCTGTTG CTTTTGGTGTGGGTTCGATGATATATTCCGGTTTGGAGTTCGCACAGTACTTTGAGACGGTCCCGGGAAGTGAATGCCACAACATTTTAATGGCCGCAACTCCAGCCGTCCGAATGGCTTTTACTTTCATCCAGatgtatttcattttcctcAACGCCAAG ATGGCGGCTTATTGCAAGCCGAGAGCCATCGCTTATTTTGGCTTGATGCATATTGTGGCGACTAATCTCTGCGTTTGGCTTAACGTTATCATCGAAGAGACCAAACACGAAATCCTTCATCAGTTTTCTCATCACGAATCAGACGGTCATCACGGCAGTCAAAGCTCGACGCCAACAACGGTTCAAAATTCGGTTGTCGTCCCGGAATACGGAAGCGTTGTTGCCGAACCGCCCACCAATTCGCTGGTAGACGAGTGCAAGAGATCAGAAATGATGGGCAACGTCGTGCAAGATGCCAGCCAGTTCCTCTTCCCTTGCGCCATCGAATATTCGCTGATCTGTGCTGCTATTCTTTACGTCATGTGGAAGAACGTCTCGATGAGCGAAGATGATGGCGGAATTTACAGCCGGAGCAACTCTGCCGGATCGGCCACCGGACGCCGATCAAGACACCAGTACTCGGTAGACTGCGCCAAAGCCAATAAAGGTCTCTTCGCTGGCATCTTCGTTCTGGTTGGGATCATTATCAGCCTCATCCTCTTCTACGCTTTGATTAACAATCACACTTTCAGAGCGCTGGCCATTATGGAAGTTGCCGTGTCTCGGTTGTTGCTTTTCTGCGCTGCATTTATCTCTACAATGGTCGGCATCTATCAG ATTCGCGAACTCAAATTTGATTCTTCGCGCCACTTTGGATTGGACGCCGTTCTATTGGTCGTGGCTCAAATTGGGCTGATGGCGTACAAGTTGTTCACGGTGATCGCTTGCTGTTATTCGGTCAAAACGGAAGGAGAAGACAACTCGACTCTGGTTCTGCTAAGCGCTCTTGCCGCCACCTTCCAG GCTGTGGCTCAAACATTGTTCATTCTGGACGCATCGAGACGACACACTTACACCGTCGACCAGCAATCTCGCAAGCCAGGACGTGAAGTGGTCACTTTCCTCTTG ATATGCAATATCGCCATGTGGGCGGTCAATACGCTGGAAAAATCTAGAGCTGACGCCAATCCGGTGCAACTCGAGTTTTTTGGTCTTTGGCCATGGATTATCATCATGAACGTCAGCATGCCATTGACTATCTTCTATCGCTTCCACTCGACAGTTGTCCTCTGCGAAATCTGGAAGCGATGCTACAAAGTCAAACCCGATTTGATGTAG